Proteins encoded within one genomic window of Ranitomeya variabilis isolate aRanVar5 chromosome 4, aRanVar5.hap1, whole genome shotgun sequence:
- the LOC143765193 gene encoding uncharacterized protein LOC143765193, with the protein MDQVVSRRLWAEVANSLWDGFDSASAKDKGTFMKKLRTRWRSIKDRFNKGIRAEEEQARSGAAASKSVPYKYNRALQFLRPVLGRRQTHSSTLQRAPPCEAELHGSPSDPSQPSHSGSRLAPPSSGEPAAGTSGFPLPEASGAPSFGNSRQRQRASDRPAMPEFLHLSTVFQNGFKAMTDKMSSIERRLEAIEAELSNPAKHFLSTIAKGMVENLTPELQISVMQDCNNSYVRALQQSRVAQSATLPVVPSLASVTPTTAAESLQPPHPGPSAGRRHHRHHTSVRPTPAPARPSSSRRSASGGDAAEGRKRKKKTHKRRHTDTHTEAQVLAAPGQTPSRRGSSHSRSSQGQPSQKRRRLVLPPPSSTDEAVSLVYPAGGLDLPSSLLEYGGSSSSSSSTTPTPRSRTRSYRSPVVADVDPPSAVDTP; encoded by the exons atggaccaggtggtgtctaggcgtttgtgggcagaggtggcaaactcgctgtgggatggctttgacagtgcctcagcgaaggacaaaggcaccttta tgaaaaagttgaggaccagatggcgatccataaaggaccgtttcaataaggggattcgtgctgaggaggagcaagctcggagtggtgctgctgcgtccaagtcggtgccctataaatataacagggcactacagttcttaagaccggtccttggccgccgaca gacacacagcagcaccctccagcgagctcccccctgtgaagcggaacttcatggatcgccatctgacccgtcacagccctcccacagcggcagcaggcttgcaccaccatcatctggagaaccggctgccggtacatcaggttttcccctgcccgaggcctctggcgcaccttcgttcgggaattcccgacagcgccagcgggcctcggacaggccagccatgcccgaatttttgcacttgagcacggtgttccagaaTGGTTTCAAGGCGATGACCGATAAAATGTCCAGTATCGAACGTCGCCTTGAAGCCAttgaagccgagctctcaaatccggcaaaacattttttaagcacaattgctaagggcatggtggaaaaccttacgccggaactccagatttcggtgatgcaggactgcaacaattcttacgtgagggctctgcagcagtctcgggtcgcgcagtcagcgacactgcccgtagtgccgtcgctggctagcgtgactccgactactgctgcagagtcactccagccaccccaccctggtccaagtgccgggcgacgccaccacaggcaccataccagtgtgcggcccactcctgctcctgccaggccctcatcctcccgtaggagtgcttctgggggagatgccgcagaaggcaggaaaagaaaaaaaaaaacacataagaggaggcacacagacacacacacagaggcacaggttctggctgctccaggacagacaccatctcgtcgtggctctagccacagcaggagcagccagggccaaccaagccaaaaacgcaggcggcttgtgttgcctcctccctcctctactgacgaggcggtctccctagtgtaccctgcggggggtttggacctgccatcaAGCCTCCTCGAGtatggcggctcctcctcctcctcctcctctaccactcccactcccaggtccagaactagaagctaccggtcaccggtggtagcggatgttgatcccccctcggctgttgataccccctaa